From a region of the Zingiber officinale cultivar Zhangliang chromosome 10B, Zo_v1.1, whole genome shotgun sequence genome:
- the LOC122030235 gene encoding cysteine-rich and transmembrane domain-containing protein WIH2-like produces MSYYNQQQPPVGVPPPQGYPPEGYPKDGYPPPGYPPQGYPPAGYPQQGYPQQGYPPQGYPQPYAQPPPQQQQSSGPSFMEGCLAALCCCCLLDACF; encoded by the exons ATGAGCTACTACAACCAGCAGCAGCCCCCTGTCGGCGTCCCTCCTCCGCAAG GTTACCCGCCTGAAGGATACCCGAAAGACGGCTATCCGCCGCCGGGTTACCCGCCGCAGGGATACCCCCCTGCCGGCTACCCGCAACAGGGGTACCCGCAGCAGGGGTACCCGCCACAAGGATACCCTCAGCCCTACGCTCAGCCACCGCCCCAGCAGCAGCAGAGCAGTGGCCCTTCCTTCATGGAGGGATG TTTGGCCGCGCTTTGTTGCTGTTGTCTTTTGGATGCTTGCTTTTGA
- the LOC122030327 gene encoding 40S ribosomal protein S3a-like yields MAVGKNKRISKGKKGGKKKTVDPFSKKDWYDIKAPSVFSVRSVGKTLVSRTQGTKIASEGLKHRVFEVSLADLQNDEDQAYRKIRLRAEDVQGKNVLTNFWGMDFTTDKLRSLVRKWQTLIEAHVDVKTTDNYTLRLFCIAFTKRRPNQVKRTCYAQSSQIRQIRRKMTEIMINQASSCDLKDLVQKFIPEVIGKEIEKATTSIFPLQNVFIRKVKILKAPKFDLGKLMEVHGDYKEDVGVKLDRPAEDAQMEGEAEAVAA; encoded by the exons ATGGCGGTCGG TAAAAACAAGAGAATCTCCAAGGGGAAAAAGGGTGGCAAGAAGAAGAC TGTAGATCCCTTCTCTAAGAAGGATTGGTATGACATCAAAGCTCCGTCAGTCTTCAGCGTCAGGAGCGTTGGGAAGACCCTTGTCTCTAGGACGCAGGGAACGAAG ATTGCTTCTGAGGGACTAAAGCACAGAGTTTTTGAGGTTTCTTTAGCTGACCTTCAGAACGATGAGGATCAGGCCTACAGGAAGATCCGACTTCGTGCAGAGGATGTACAAGGAAAGAATGTCCTGACTAATTTCTGG GGAATGGATTTCACAACCGACAAGCTTAGATCGTTGGTGCGGAAGTGGCAAACTCTCATAGAAGCGCATGTTGATGTTAAGACCACTGATAATTACACTTTGCGCTTGTTCTGTATTGCCTTCACTAAGAGACGTCCAAATCAAGTGAAGCGTACTTGTTATGCCCAATCTAGTCAGATTCGACAA ATCCGTCGCAAAATGACAGAAATCATGATCAATCAAGCTTCATCATGCGATTTGAAGGATTTGGTGCAGAAATTTATTCCCGAGGTCATTGGTAAGGAGATTGAGAAAGCAACAACCAGCATTTTCCCTTTGCAAAATGTTTTCATTCGCAAAGTTAAAATCCTGAAGGCCCCCAAGTTTGATCTGGGAAAACTTATGGAG GTCCATGGTGATTACAAGGAAGATGTGGGTGTCAAACTGGATAGACCTGCCGAAGATGCCCAGATGGAAGGTGAAGCAGAAGCTGTTGCAGCCTAA